Proteins from one Canis aureus isolate CA01 chromosome 20, VMU_Caureus_v.1.0, whole genome shotgun sequence genomic window:
- the PROC gene encoding vitamin K-dependent protein C isoform X5: MWQLASLLLLLTICGTCSTEAPPGSVFSSSESAHQVLRIRKRANSFLEEIRAGSLERECMEEICDFEEAKEIFQNVDDTLAYWSKYVDGDQCAALPPEHACDSPCCGHGSCIDGIGAFHCDCGRGWEGRFCQHGEGGAAGRGGGGQEEGGGGSAVPPALLLLLPPIHPEVSYINCSLDNGGCSHYCLEEEGGRHCSCAPGYRLGDDHLQCQPAVKFPCGRPGNQMEKKRKHLKRDTNQTDQIDPRLVNGKVTRRGESPWQVVLLDSKKKLACGAVLIHTSWVLTAAHCMEDSKKLIVRLGEYDLRRWEKGEMDVDIKEVLIHPNYSKSTTDNDIALLHLAQPAIFSQTIVPICLPDSGLAERELTQVGQETVVTGWGYRSETKRNRTFVLNFINIPVAPHNECIQAMYNMISENMLCAGILGDSRDACEGDSGGPMVTSFRGTWFLVGLVSWGEGCGRLHNYGIYTKVSRYLDWIHSHIRGEEASLENQVP, encoded by the exons ATGTGGCAGCTCGCAAGCCTCTTGCTATTGTTGACCATCTGCGGAACTTGCAGCACAGAAGCTCCTCCTG GCTCAGTGTTCTCTAGCAGCGAGAGCGCCCACCAAGTCCTGCGGATTCGCAAGCGTGCCAACTCCTTCCTAGAGGAGATCCGGGCAGGCAGCCTGGAGAGGGAGTGCATGGAGGAGATCTGTGACTTTGAGGAGGCAAAGGAGATTTTCCAAAATGTGGATGACACA CTGGCTTACTGGTCCAAGTATGTCG ACGGGGACCAGTGCGCGGCCCTGCCCCCGGAGCACGCGTGCGATAGCCCGTGCTGCGGACACGGCTCCTGCATCGATGGCATCGGTGCCTTCCACTGCGACTGCGGCCGGGGCTGGGAGGGCCGCTTCTGCCAGCACGGTgaggggggggcggcggggaggggaggcgggggccaggaggaagggggcggggggagcgccGTGCCACcggccctcctgctcctcctcccccccatccACCCAGAGGTGAGCTACATCAACTGCTCGCTGGACAACGGCGGCTGCTCGCACTactgcctggaggaggagggcgggcgcCACTGCAGCTGCGCCCCGGGCTACAGGCTGGGGGACGACCACCTGCAGTGCCAGCCCGCAG TGAAGTTCCCTTGTGGGAGGCCAGGGAACCAAATGGAGAAGAAACGCAAGCACTTGAAACGTGACACAAACCAAACTGACCAAATAGATCCAAGGCTCGTCAATGGGAAGGTGACCAGAAGGGGAGAAAGCCCCTGGCAG GTGGTCCTGCTGGACTCAAAGAAGAAGCTGGCCTGCGGGGCAGTGCTCATCCACACCTCCTGGGTGCTGACTGCGGCCCACTGCATGGAGGACTCTAAGAAGCTCATCGTCAGGCTCG GGGAGTACGACCTGCGGCGCTGGGAAAAGGGGGAGATGGATGTGGACATCAAAGAGGTCCTTATCCACCCCAACTACAGCAAAAGCACCACAGACAATGACATCGCACTGCTCCACCTGGCCCAGCCTGCCATCTTTTCGCAGACCATCGTGCCCATCTGCCTCCCAGACAGTGGCCTTGCAGAGCGTGAGCTTACCCAGGTTGGCCAGGAGACCGTGGTGACTGGCTGGGGCTACCGCAGTGAGACTAAAAGAAACCGCACCTTTGTCCTCAACTTTATCAACATCCCTGTGGCCCCGCACAATGAGTGCATCCAGGCCATGTACAACATGATATCTGAGAACATGCTGTGTGCGGGCATCCTTGGGGACTCACGGGATGCCTGTGAGGGGGACAGTGGGGGGCCTATGGTTACGTCCTTCCGTGGCACCTGGTTCCTGGTGGGCCTGGTGAGCTGGGGCGAGGGCTGTGGGCGCCTCCACAATTATGGCATTTACACTAAAGTCAGCCGCTACCTTGACTGGATCCACAGCCACATTAGAGGCGAGGAGGCCTCCCTCGAGAACCAGGTACCTTAG
- the PROC gene encoding vitamin K-dependent protein C isoform X2, which yields MAVGQQPSSFFPAHPSSRQNRSWWGCWKLRSPPQTGVSNSRMWQLASLLLLLTICGTCSTEAPPGSVFSSSESAHQVLRIRKRANSFLEEIRAGSLERECMEEICDFEEAKEIFQNVDDTLAYWSKYVDGDQCAALPPEHACDSPCCGHGSCIDGIGAFHCDCGRGWEGRFCQHGEGGAAGRGGGGQEEGGGGSAVPPALLLLLPPIHPEVSYINCSLDNGGCSHYCLEEEGGRHCSCAPGYRLGDDHLQCQPAVKFPCGRPGNQMEKKRKHLKRDTNQTDQIDPRLVNGKVTRRGESPWQVVLLDSKKKLACGAVLIHTSWVLTAAHCMEDSKKLIVRLGEYDLRRWEKGEMDVDIKEVLIHPNYSKSTTDNDIALLHLAQPAIFSQTIVPICLPDSGLAERELTQVGQETVVTGWGYRSETKRNRTFVLNFINIPVAPHNECIQAMYNMISENMLCAGILGDSRDACEGDSGGPMVTSFRGTWFLVGLVSWGEGCGRLHNYGIYTKVSRYLDWIHSHIRGEEASLENQVP from the exons ATGGCGGTGGGACAGCAACCGAGCAGTTTCTTCCCGGCCCACCCCA GCAGCAGGCAGAACAGGAGCTGGTGGGGCTGCTGGAAGCTCAGAAGTCCTCCTCAGACAGGTGTCAGCAACTCCAGAATGTGGCAGCTCGCAAGCCTCTTGCTATTGTTGACCATCTGCGGAACTTGCAGCACAGAAGCTCCTCCTG GCTCAGTGTTCTCTAGCAGCGAGAGCGCCCACCAAGTCCTGCGGATTCGCAAGCGTGCCAACTCCTTCCTAGAGGAGATCCGGGCAGGCAGCCTGGAGAGGGAGTGCATGGAGGAGATCTGTGACTTTGAGGAGGCAAAGGAGATTTTCCAAAATGTGGATGACACA CTGGCTTACTGGTCCAAGTATGTCG ACGGGGACCAGTGCGCGGCCCTGCCCCCGGAGCACGCGTGCGATAGCCCGTGCTGCGGACACGGCTCCTGCATCGATGGCATCGGTGCCTTCCACTGCGACTGCGGCCGGGGCTGGGAGGGCCGCTTCTGCCAGCACGGTgaggggggggcggcggggaggggaggcgggggccaggaggaagggggcggggggagcgccGTGCCACcggccctcctgctcctcctcccccccatccACCCAGAGGTGAGCTACATCAACTGCTCGCTGGACAACGGCGGCTGCTCGCACTactgcctggaggaggagggcgggcgcCACTGCAGCTGCGCCCCGGGCTACAGGCTGGGGGACGACCACCTGCAGTGCCAGCCCGCAG TGAAGTTCCCTTGTGGGAGGCCAGGGAACCAAATGGAGAAGAAACGCAAGCACTTGAAACGTGACACAAACCAAACTGACCAAATAGATCCAAGGCTCGTCAATGGGAAGGTGACCAGAAGGGGAGAAAGCCCCTGGCAG GTGGTCCTGCTGGACTCAAAGAAGAAGCTGGCCTGCGGGGCAGTGCTCATCCACACCTCCTGGGTGCTGACTGCGGCCCACTGCATGGAGGACTCTAAGAAGCTCATCGTCAGGCTCG GGGAGTACGACCTGCGGCGCTGGGAAAAGGGGGAGATGGATGTGGACATCAAAGAGGTCCTTATCCACCCCAACTACAGCAAAAGCACCACAGACAATGACATCGCACTGCTCCACCTGGCCCAGCCTGCCATCTTTTCGCAGACCATCGTGCCCATCTGCCTCCCAGACAGTGGCCTTGCAGAGCGTGAGCTTACCCAGGTTGGCCAGGAGACCGTGGTGACTGGCTGGGGCTACCGCAGTGAGACTAAAAGAAACCGCACCTTTGTCCTCAACTTTATCAACATCCCTGTGGCCCCGCACAATGAGTGCATCCAGGCCATGTACAACATGATATCTGAGAACATGCTGTGTGCGGGCATCCTTGGGGACTCACGGGATGCCTGTGAGGGGGACAGTGGGGGGCCTATGGTTACGTCCTTCCGTGGCACCTGGTTCCTGGTGGGCCTGGTGAGCTGGGGCGAGGGCTGTGGGCGCCTCCACAATTATGGCATTTACACTAAAGTCAGCCGCTACCTTGACTGGATCCACAGCCACATTAGAGGCGAGGAGGCCTCCCTCGAGAACCAGGTACCTTAG
- the PROC gene encoding vitamin K-dependent protein C isoform X3 codes for MAVGQQPSSFFPAHPRIPQPQPSHSVPIWGPGSRQNRSWWGCWKLRSPPQTGVSNSRMWQLASLLLLLTICGTCSTEAPPGSVFSSSESAHQVLRIRKRANSFLEEIRAGSLERECMEEICDFEEAKEIFQNVDDTLAYWSKYVDGDQCAALPPEHACDSPCCGHGSCIDGIGAFHCDCGRGWEGRFCQHEVSYINCSLDNGGCSHYCLEEEGGRHCSCAPGYRLGDDHLQCQPAVKFPCGRPGNQMEKKRKHLKRDTNQTDQIDPRLVNGKVTRRGESPWQVVLLDSKKKLACGAVLIHTSWVLTAAHCMEDSKKLIVRLGEYDLRRWEKGEMDVDIKEVLIHPNYSKSTTDNDIALLHLAQPAIFSQTIVPICLPDSGLAERELTQVGQETVVTGWGYRSETKRNRTFVLNFINIPVAPHNECIQAMYNMISENMLCAGILGDSRDACEGDSGGPMVTSFRGTWFLVGLVSWGEGCGRLHNYGIYTKVSRYLDWIHSHIRGEEASLENQVP; via the exons ATGGCGGTGGGACAGCAACCGAGCAGTTTCTTCCCGGCCCACCCCA GGATCCCCCAGCCGCAGCCCTCACATTCAGTTCCCATCTGGGGACCAGGCAGCAGGCAGAACAGGAGCTGGTGGGGCTGCTGGAAGCTCAGAAGTCCTCCTCAGACAGGTGTCAGCAACTCCAGAATGTGGCAGCTCGCAAGCCTCTTGCTATTGTTGACCATCTGCGGAACTTGCAGCACAGAAGCTCCTCCTG GCTCAGTGTTCTCTAGCAGCGAGAGCGCCCACCAAGTCCTGCGGATTCGCAAGCGTGCCAACTCCTTCCTAGAGGAGATCCGGGCAGGCAGCCTGGAGAGGGAGTGCATGGAGGAGATCTGTGACTTTGAGGAGGCAAAGGAGATTTTCCAAAATGTGGATGACACA CTGGCTTACTGGTCCAAGTATGTCG ACGGGGACCAGTGCGCGGCCCTGCCCCCGGAGCACGCGTGCGATAGCCCGTGCTGCGGACACGGCTCCTGCATCGATGGCATCGGTGCCTTCCACTGCGACTGCGGCCGGGGCTGGGAGGGCCGCTTCTGCCAGCACG AGGTGAGCTACATCAACTGCTCGCTGGACAACGGCGGCTGCTCGCACTactgcctggaggaggagggcgggcgcCACTGCAGCTGCGCCCCGGGCTACAGGCTGGGGGACGACCACCTGCAGTGCCAGCCCGCAG TGAAGTTCCCTTGTGGGAGGCCAGGGAACCAAATGGAGAAGAAACGCAAGCACTTGAAACGTGACACAAACCAAACTGACCAAATAGATCCAAGGCTCGTCAATGGGAAGGTGACCAGAAGGGGAGAAAGCCCCTGGCAG GTGGTCCTGCTGGACTCAAAGAAGAAGCTGGCCTGCGGGGCAGTGCTCATCCACACCTCCTGGGTGCTGACTGCGGCCCACTGCATGGAGGACTCTAAGAAGCTCATCGTCAGGCTCG GGGAGTACGACCTGCGGCGCTGGGAAAAGGGGGAGATGGATGTGGACATCAAAGAGGTCCTTATCCACCCCAACTACAGCAAAAGCACCACAGACAATGACATCGCACTGCTCCACCTGGCCCAGCCTGCCATCTTTTCGCAGACCATCGTGCCCATCTGCCTCCCAGACAGTGGCCTTGCAGAGCGTGAGCTTACCCAGGTTGGCCAGGAGACCGTGGTGACTGGCTGGGGCTACCGCAGTGAGACTAAAAGAAACCGCACCTTTGTCCTCAACTTTATCAACATCCCTGTGGCCCCGCACAATGAGTGCATCCAGGCCATGTACAACATGATATCTGAGAACATGCTGTGTGCGGGCATCCTTGGGGACTCACGGGATGCCTGTGAGGGGGACAGTGGGGGGCCTATGGTTACGTCCTTCCGTGGCACCTGGTTCCTGGTGGGCCTGGTGAGCTGGGGCGAGGGCTGTGGGCGCCTCCACAATTATGGCATTTACACTAAAGTCAGCCGCTACCTTGACTGGATCCACAGCCACATTAGAGGCGAGGAGGCCTCCCTCGAGAACCAGGTACCTTAG
- the PROC gene encoding vitamin K-dependent protein C isoform X1, which translates to MAVGQQPSSFFPAHPRIPQPQPSHSVPIWGPGSRQNRSWWGCWKLRSPPQTGVSNSRMWQLASLLLLLTICGTCSTEAPPGSVFSSSESAHQVLRIRKRANSFLEEIRAGSLERECMEEICDFEEAKEIFQNVDDTLAYWSKYVDGDQCAALPPEHACDSPCCGHGSCIDGIGAFHCDCGRGWEGRFCQHGEGGAAGRGGGGQEEGGGGSAVPPALLLLLPPIHPEVSYINCSLDNGGCSHYCLEEEGGRHCSCAPGYRLGDDHLQCQPAVKFPCGRPGNQMEKKRKHLKRDTNQTDQIDPRLVNGKVTRRGESPWQVVLLDSKKKLACGAVLIHTSWVLTAAHCMEDSKKLIVRLGEYDLRRWEKGEMDVDIKEVLIHPNYSKSTTDNDIALLHLAQPAIFSQTIVPICLPDSGLAERELTQVGQETVVTGWGYRSETKRNRTFVLNFINIPVAPHNECIQAMYNMISENMLCAGILGDSRDACEGDSGGPMVTSFRGTWFLVGLVSWGEGCGRLHNYGIYTKVSRYLDWIHSHIRGEEASLENQVP; encoded by the exons ATGGCGGTGGGACAGCAACCGAGCAGTTTCTTCCCGGCCCACCCCA GGATCCCCCAGCCGCAGCCCTCACATTCAGTTCCCATCTGGGGACCAGGCAGCAGGCAGAACAGGAGCTGGTGGGGCTGCTGGAAGCTCAGAAGTCCTCCTCAGACAGGTGTCAGCAACTCCAGAATGTGGCAGCTCGCAAGCCTCTTGCTATTGTTGACCATCTGCGGAACTTGCAGCACAGAAGCTCCTCCTG GCTCAGTGTTCTCTAGCAGCGAGAGCGCCCACCAAGTCCTGCGGATTCGCAAGCGTGCCAACTCCTTCCTAGAGGAGATCCGGGCAGGCAGCCTGGAGAGGGAGTGCATGGAGGAGATCTGTGACTTTGAGGAGGCAAAGGAGATTTTCCAAAATGTGGATGACACA CTGGCTTACTGGTCCAAGTATGTCG ACGGGGACCAGTGCGCGGCCCTGCCCCCGGAGCACGCGTGCGATAGCCCGTGCTGCGGACACGGCTCCTGCATCGATGGCATCGGTGCCTTCCACTGCGACTGCGGCCGGGGCTGGGAGGGCCGCTTCTGCCAGCACGGTgaggggggggcggcggggaggggaggcgggggccaggaggaagggggcggggggagcgccGTGCCACcggccctcctgctcctcctcccccccatccACCCAGAGGTGAGCTACATCAACTGCTCGCTGGACAACGGCGGCTGCTCGCACTactgcctggaggaggagggcgggcgcCACTGCAGCTGCGCCCCGGGCTACAGGCTGGGGGACGACCACCTGCAGTGCCAGCCCGCAG TGAAGTTCCCTTGTGGGAGGCCAGGGAACCAAATGGAGAAGAAACGCAAGCACTTGAAACGTGACACAAACCAAACTGACCAAATAGATCCAAGGCTCGTCAATGGGAAGGTGACCAGAAGGGGAGAAAGCCCCTGGCAG GTGGTCCTGCTGGACTCAAAGAAGAAGCTGGCCTGCGGGGCAGTGCTCATCCACACCTCCTGGGTGCTGACTGCGGCCCACTGCATGGAGGACTCTAAGAAGCTCATCGTCAGGCTCG GGGAGTACGACCTGCGGCGCTGGGAAAAGGGGGAGATGGATGTGGACATCAAAGAGGTCCTTATCCACCCCAACTACAGCAAAAGCACCACAGACAATGACATCGCACTGCTCCACCTGGCCCAGCCTGCCATCTTTTCGCAGACCATCGTGCCCATCTGCCTCCCAGACAGTGGCCTTGCAGAGCGTGAGCTTACCCAGGTTGGCCAGGAGACCGTGGTGACTGGCTGGGGCTACCGCAGTGAGACTAAAAGAAACCGCACCTTTGTCCTCAACTTTATCAACATCCCTGTGGCCCCGCACAATGAGTGCATCCAGGCCATGTACAACATGATATCTGAGAACATGCTGTGTGCGGGCATCCTTGGGGACTCACGGGATGCCTGTGAGGGGGACAGTGGGGGGCCTATGGTTACGTCCTTCCGTGGCACCTGGTTCCTGGTGGGCCTGGTGAGCTGGGGCGAGGGCTGTGGGCGCCTCCACAATTATGGCATTTACACTAAAGTCAGCCGCTACCTTGACTGGATCCACAGCCACATTAGAGGCGAGGAGGCCTCCCTCGAGAACCAGGTACCTTAG
- the PROC gene encoding vitamin K-dependent protein C isoform X6: protein MAVGQQPSSFFPAHPRIPQPQPSHSVPIWGPGSRQNRSWWGCWKLRSPPQTGVSNSRMWQLASLLLLLTICGTCSTEAPPGSVFSSSESAHQVLRIRKRANSFLEEIRAGSLERECMEEICDFEEAKEIFQNVDDTLAYWSKYVDGDQCAALPPEHACDSPCCGHGSCIDGIGAFHCDCGRGWEGRFCQHVKFPCGRPGNQMEKKRKHLKRDTNQTDQIDPRLVNGKVTRRGESPWQVVLLDSKKKLACGAVLIHTSWVLTAAHCMEDSKKLIVRLGEYDLRRWEKGEMDVDIKEVLIHPNYSKSTTDNDIALLHLAQPAIFSQTIVPICLPDSGLAERELTQVGQETVVTGWGYRSETKRNRTFVLNFINIPVAPHNECIQAMYNMISENMLCAGILGDSRDACEGDSGGPMVTSFRGTWFLVGLVSWGEGCGRLHNYGIYTKVSRYLDWIHSHIRGEEASLENQVP from the exons ATGGCGGTGGGACAGCAACCGAGCAGTTTCTTCCCGGCCCACCCCA GGATCCCCCAGCCGCAGCCCTCACATTCAGTTCCCATCTGGGGACCAGGCAGCAGGCAGAACAGGAGCTGGTGGGGCTGCTGGAAGCTCAGAAGTCCTCCTCAGACAGGTGTCAGCAACTCCAGAATGTGGCAGCTCGCAAGCCTCTTGCTATTGTTGACCATCTGCGGAACTTGCAGCACAGAAGCTCCTCCTG GCTCAGTGTTCTCTAGCAGCGAGAGCGCCCACCAAGTCCTGCGGATTCGCAAGCGTGCCAACTCCTTCCTAGAGGAGATCCGGGCAGGCAGCCTGGAGAGGGAGTGCATGGAGGAGATCTGTGACTTTGAGGAGGCAAAGGAGATTTTCCAAAATGTGGATGACACA CTGGCTTACTGGTCCAAGTATGTCG ACGGGGACCAGTGCGCGGCCCTGCCCCCGGAGCACGCGTGCGATAGCCCGTGCTGCGGACACGGCTCCTGCATCGATGGCATCGGTGCCTTCCACTGCGACTGCGGCCGGGGCTGGGAGGGCCGCTTCTGCCAGCACG TGAAGTTCCCTTGTGGGAGGCCAGGGAACCAAATGGAGAAGAAACGCAAGCACTTGAAACGTGACACAAACCAAACTGACCAAATAGATCCAAGGCTCGTCAATGGGAAGGTGACCAGAAGGGGAGAAAGCCCCTGGCAG GTGGTCCTGCTGGACTCAAAGAAGAAGCTGGCCTGCGGGGCAGTGCTCATCCACACCTCCTGGGTGCTGACTGCGGCCCACTGCATGGAGGACTCTAAGAAGCTCATCGTCAGGCTCG GGGAGTACGACCTGCGGCGCTGGGAAAAGGGGGAGATGGATGTGGACATCAAAGAGGTCCTTATCCACCCCAACTACAGCAAAAGCACCACAGACAATGACATCGCACTGCTCCACCTGGCCCAGCCTGCCATCTTTTCGCAGACCATCGTGCCCATCTGCCTCCCAGACAGTGGCCTTGCAGAGCGTGAGCTTACCCAGGTTGGCCAGGAGACCGTGGTGACTGGCTGGGGCTACCGCAGTGAGACTAAAAGAAACCGCACCTTTGTCCTCAACTTTATCAACATCCCTGTGGCCCCGCACAATGAGTGCATCCAGGCCATGTACAACATGATATCTGAGAACATGCTGTGTGCGGGCATCCTTGGGGACTCACGGGATGCCTGTGAGGGGGACAGTGGGGGGCCTATGGTTACGTCCTTCCGTGGCACCTGGTTCCTGGTGGGCCTGGTGAGCTGGGGCGAGGGCTGTGGGCGCCTCCACAATTATGGCATTTACACTAAAGTCAGCCGCTACCTTGACTGGATCCACAGCCACATTAGAGGCGAGGAGGCCTCCCTCGAGAACCAGGTACCTTAG
- the PROC gene encoding vitamin K-dependent protein C isoform X4, with protein sequence MAVGQQPSSFFPAHPSVSNSRMWQLASLLLLLTICGTCSTEAPPGSVFSSSESAHQVLRIRKRANSFLEEIRAGSLERECMEEICDFEEAKEIFQNVDDTLAYWSKYVDGDQCAALPPEHACDSPCCGHGSCIDGIGAFHCDCGRGWEGRFCQHGEGGAAGRGGGGQEEGGGGSAVPPALLLLLPPIHPEVSYINCSLDNGGCSHYCLEEEGGRHCSCAPGYRLGDDHLQCQPAVKFPCGRPGNQMEKKRKHLKRDTNQTDQIDPRLVNGKVTRRGESPWQVVLLDSKKKLACGAVLIHTSWVLTAAHCMEDSKKLIVRLGEYDLRRWEKGEMDVDIKEVLIHPNYSKSTTDNDIALLHLAQPAIFSQTIVPICLPDSGLAERELTQVGQETVVTGWGYRSETKRNRTFVLNFINIPVAPHNECIQAMYNMISENMLCAGILGDSRDACEGDSGGPMVTSFRGTWFLVGLVSWGEGCGRLHNYGIYTKVSRYLDWIHSHIRGEEASLENQVP encoded by the exons ATGGCGGTGGGACAGCAACCGAGCAGTTTCTTCCCGGCCCACCCCA GTGTCAGCAACTCCAGAATGTGGCAGCTCGCAAGCCTCTTGCTATTGTTGACCATCTGCGGAACTTGCAGCACAGAAGCTCCTCCTG GCTCAGTGTTCTCTAGCAGCGAGAGCGCCCACCAAGTCCTGCGGATTCGCAAGCGTGCCAACTCCTTCCTAGAGGAGATCCGGGCAGGCAGCCTGGAGAGGGAGTGCATGGAGGAGATCTGTGACTTTGAGGAGGCAAAGGAGATTTTCCAAAATGTGGATGACACA CTGGCTTACTGGTCCAAGTATGTCG ACGGGGACCAGTGCGCGGCCCTGCCCCCGGAGCACGCGTGCGATAGCCCGTGCTGCGGACACGGCTCCTGCATCGATGGCATCGGTGCCTTCCACTGCGACTGCGGCCGGGGCTGGGAGGGCCGCTTCTGCCAGCACGGTgaggggggggcggcggggaggggaggcgggggccaggaggaagggggcggggggagcgccGTGCCACcggccctcctgctcctcctcccccccatccACCCAGAGGTGAGCTACATCAACTGCTCGCTGGACAACGGCGGCTGCTCGCACTactgcctggaggaggagggcgggcgcCACTGCAGCTGCGCCCCGGGCTACAGGCTGGGGGACGACCACCTGCAGTGCCAGCCCGCAG TGAAGTTCCCTTGTGGGAGGCCAGGGAACCAAATGGAGAAGAAACGCAAGCACTTGAAACGTGACACAAACCAAACTGACCAAATAGATCCAAGGCTCGTCAATGGGAAGGTGACCAGAAGGGGAGAAAGCCCCTGGCAG GTGGTCCTGCTGGACTCAAAGAAGAAGCTGGCCTGCGGGGCAGTGCTCATCCACACCTCCTGGGTGCTGACTGCGGCCCACTGCATGGAGGACTCTAAGAAGCTCATCGTCAGGCTCG GGGAGTACGACCTGCGGCGCTGGGAAAAGGGGGAGATGGATGTGGACATCAAAGAGGTCCTTATCCACCCCAACTACAGCAAAAGCACCACAGACAATGACATCGCACTGCTCCACCTGGCCCAGCCTGCCATCTTTTCGCAGACCATCGTGCCCATCTGCCTCCCAGACAGTGGCCTTGCAGAGCGTGAGCTTACCCAGGTTGGCCAGGAGACCGTGGTGACTGGCTGGGGCTACCGCAGTGAGACTAAAAGAAACCGCACCTTTGTCCTCAACTTTATCAACATCCCTGTGGCCCCGCACAATGAGTGCATCCAGGCCATGTACAACATGATATCTGAGAACATGCTGTGTGCGGGCATCCTTGGGGACTCACGGGATGCCTGTGAGGGGGACAGTGGGGGGCCTATGGTTACGTCCTTCCGTGGCACCTGGTTCCTGGTGGGCCTGGTGAGCTGGGGCGAGGGCTGTGGGCGCCTCCACAATTATGGCATTTACACTAAAGTCAGCCGCTACCTTGACTGGATCCACAGCCACATTAGAGGCGAGGAGGCCTCCCTCGAGAACCAGGTACCTTAG